TGGCTCAAGCCTGACCCGACGCGCTTCTTTGCCTTGGCAAGGCTGCTTGTCTCGATGCGCTTCACTTCCCATAACTTCCCATCGATTGTCAGGTCAGGATTCTTTGATCCTGGCGCGCTCGACTCTCGATTGAATCTTACCGGATCACCGCCTGATGACAGCCAAACTGCAGCCTGGATCTCCTTCGCCTCCGGCTTGGCACGATACTCGGCGCTCACGCGACCATCGGAGATAGATGCCAGATAAGCGTTTACGGTCTCGTCGTAGCCCCTGCGGCTTTTCCCTGTGACCTTGTAGCTCCCCCACACCCTCTTGAAGTCGGACTCGATACCATCACACTCAGACCTGACGGCATCGGCCAATACCCTGCGCATATCGTCTTCCGTGGTATGCCGAATCACCAGCTCCGTCCTCCTACGGTTTACCTGGTCGCGCCCGCGCGCCCAGGTCATCCACGGCGGCGCCATCCGGCAGCGGCAGTCGGGATGTGGCGGCGGCAGGGTTACCCCACCCCGCACCATCGATTGAGAAGACCCAGCCGACGAGCGCGGAGCAGGCCTCGCGGGACCTCTCGTCGCCCACCAGCACCACACGGTACTTCCCGAAGCCCTCACGCGCAAGCTCGGCGAGCTCCTCTTGGAGTCGTTCGCGCCCGTACTTGACCTTCTGGGTGGCACCCATCTCCTCGAGCTTGGCAGCTTCGGTCACCTTGGCCTCCTGCCACTCCCACCGCTTTGTACACTTCCGGTTGATGGCCTCGTCCACGTTGGCATCAAAGTGCCTGAGGTGCTTGCCCCGGTCGGCCTGCTGTGCCTGCGCAGCGTCCCCGCTGCCGTCCACCCCTGCCCTGTTGCTGTCCCGACTGTTCTGCCATCTATTACGTCCCTGTCCTCCAGCCATCGCGGCTCGCCGGCTCAGCCTTCGCTATGGCGCCTTCAGCGCTGTCACGTCTCGGACGCGCGGGTGGGGCCTCCCTCCCGGACGACCTCTACCCGCAAAGCTCTGTGATGCGCTCGGTCGTCTTCTTCGTGGGGTGGCCACGGCAGCGCAAGAGCTTCTCGTCACCGTCATCCGCGATGATTGTAGACAGGTAGACTACGTGCTGGTCCCTGGCCGCGCACGGGCGCAGGTCCACGTCGGCGAGGGCGGGCGCTCCACGCCCTCCTCGCGCAGGTGCTGCACGATGCGCGCCCTGGATTCCCCGCACTCGCCGAAGGTGCAGCCGTCATCGGCGTCCACCCAACGGTCCAGCTCCGTGCACCAGAGGCGCTCGCGCGCTATAAAGCCGTAGCCCGCGACCCTGGCGTACGAGGAGCAGGCGGCGCGACGGACGACCTTTCTCATGCATCCTCCCCGCGTAATCGGGTATACTCAGTGCGAAGGGGTACACCCACCCAGCTAATTGGGAGGGCAAGGCCCCTTTCTCATTAGCGTCCGAGGAAGAGCGAGCTGGCACCGTCCCTGAAGATGTAAATAACGTTTGCGGCGTACCTCCTCATCCTGCGCCTAATCTCATCGACAATCTCCGACTCGCTCCGCATGCCACCGTACGAGGTCATGACCACCCTCGTCTCATTGGGGGCGTCAAGCCCGAGCCTCACCCACTTGTGGTAGGCGTTCCTCATGTTGTCCTCAATGGCATGCTTGCCGTCGCCGACGTTCTTCATCTCCCAGAGCTGCCCGGACTCACCGAGCCTCAGGTCGATGTTAGCGGGCTTCTCAAGGTCCTCGTCCAGCACTTCGACTTGATAGCCGAGTGATTCCAGATGGCTGACGCATGTTTGCTCGTTTCCCGTAAGCCTTTCCTTCGGCTTCCCATACCTGACGGAGCCCCTGCCCGGAACCGGGTGCAGCGGATTCACTGCCTCATCGCCTCCGACTCTCCTTCAGTCCACCTGATCGCGCACCCACGCGCCCCAGTCGTCCACGGCGGGTGCCATCTGACATGACAGCAGGGCCTCGAGTGTAGCGGCATCAGCATCGCCCCACCCTCGCGCCATCGATGGAAAAGGCCTTGCCGACGAGCGCCGAGCAGACCTCGCAGGTCCTCTCGTCGCCCACGGGCTCCACGCGGTACTCCTCGAAGCCCTCGCGCGCGAGCTCCGCGAGCTGGGCCTGCCTGGAGACGTAGGTGCCCTCGGTCACGACCAGGCGCATGACGTCGCGCTCCGAGACGTCCACGAACCTCCTCGACAGCTCGTCGCACAGGCGCCGCCAGGACTCGCCGCGCGCGAGCGCCTTGGCCATGTCGTCCTGGACCCAGGCGGCGACCCTCTCTGAGTCTCCCCATATGGCCTCGCTGTAGCTCTTCCCCGAGGCCCACCTGGTGCCGACGAAGCGGAGGATCGTGTCGTCGTCGAGCGCGTGGAAGCCCTTGCCATACCCCATCACATCAGCGACGGTGTTGGCGCCGCGCACGAGAAGCAGTTGAGAATGCCATGGCAAAGACGAGGGAGGCAATCGCGGATGGTCTCTTCGAGAGAGGTCGAATCTTGATTCTCGACTGGCATGGGGCCGAGCACATCGTCTAGAGACAGAAAAAGAGGGCGTACCTGCCCCTCAACCCGAACCTAATGCTCGGGCGGACAGCGCTGCACCCTTAGTTGCAGTATACCCGATTCCCGGGAAAATAGGAGGCAAGATAATCCTCTTCAAGGACGCCACGATTCCCGTGGACGTCGCCGATGGCGGCGGCGTCATGGGCTACGCGGCGACGTTCGACCGCGAGCCGGACTGCTACGGGGACGTGATCGCGCCCGGGGCCTTCGCCGACTCGCTCGAGAGATGGGGGAAGGTCGGAAAGCCGATACCGCTGCTCTACGGACATAACACCCAGGACCCCAGGTACAACATCGGGGCCGTCACCGAGTAGGAGTGGGACAGGGAGGCGCGGCGGCGCTTCGCCGCGAGCATGAAGTACCGCTTCTCCGGCGGCGAGGGCACGGACTCGGGCGGGATCCCCATCCTGGAGGACAGCATGAGGTTCGTGGACTCCGCGATCAACGATAAGGAGGCGGAGTGGGCGGAGTCCATGCGCCTCACGCGGGAGGACGTGGCGGCCGCCTACCACGTCAACCCGTCCATCGTGTGGAGCAACGATGGGCAGACGTACGCGAGTACGCGAGTGCGCGAGTGCGCCCGGTCCCTGTACGCGGACACGCTCGGGCCGCTGCTCAGGCTCGTGCAGGACGGCATCAGGTCCAAGCTGGTGCCCATGATCGGGGCCGACCCGAGGAGCTACGCCGAGTTCGACATCACGGCGAAGCTGGCGGGGAGCTTCGAGGGGCAGGCGTCGGTGCTCTCCACGAGCACCGGAGGGCCGTGGATGACGCGCAACGAGGCGAGGGCGAGGCAGAACCCGCCGGCCATCGAGGGCGGCGACGAGCTCATCGTGCCCATGAACGTCACCGAGGGGGCTCGCCTCCCCGACGGACACGGACCCGACTCAGGCGTACTCGGCGGGGCCCATGGCCAAGGCCCTCGCCGGCGCGCCTGGGAGACGGCACGGGGCTGGGTCACCCAGGCTGAGGGCACGCCCCGGGGAGGGTGACGTCGAGAGGGTCGAGGAGGCCCTAGAGGCCTTCTACAGGCGGCAGGGGGCGAGCCTGGCCGACGAGGCCCTGCGCATGGGCGCGGAGGACATCGTGCTCTCCGCCGACGCGGACTGGCTCGATGGGCCGCGATGGACCGACGAGCTCTGCGACGACCTCTTCGACGCCATGTCGGGGCTCGCGCCGGCGTGGGCGGCTGATGCGATGACCTCGCTGGGGGCCGATGCCGGCCACCTGGACGAGGACGCCGTCCTCGCGGAGGTCCGCAGGCTCAGCCGCTTCCGCGCGGCCGACATCGTCCGGTCCGCCTCGGAGAGGGTCGTCAGCGACCTGGGCGACCTCGACGAGCTCACACCCAGGGGCGCCATCGAGGCCACGACCAGGAGGCTCATGGCGTCGGGCGCAACGGCAGGTCCATCACGTCTGCCGCCGCCAACGGCGCGACGGTCACGGGCGCGAGGCAGTCCGGCGTCGAGTGCCAGAAGGAGTGGGTGGCGGGGCCCAACGCCAGGGCGACGCACGCGGCCATGAACGGTCAGCGTGTTCCCATCGGCGGAAGGTTCTCCAACCAGGCGAGGTGGCCGGGCGACACGAACCTCAGTGCCGCCGAGTCGTGCGACTGCAACTGCCGCATCGAGATCGTGAGCGGCGAGGGGCGCTCGAAGGACTCGCGCGGCAGCAAGGTGCGGAAGCGCGAGGCGGGCATCCAGAGGGAAACCGACAAGCGTTACAGGGAATACAAGAGCGGCATGAACGAGCTGAGCGAGAGGGACCGCGAGGCGAGGTACCGCAGGGCGATGGGTGAATACGTCGGCTCGTTCACCGTCGAGGGCAAGGTGTCGGCAAAGTACCAAGCCGAGCCGTGGGCCAAGGAGCTTCAGACCACGCAGACGCTTTCCGAACTCGGCCATTCGGTCGAGTTTCTTCCCTCAACGGGTGATGGGAGACATCCGGACGCGATGCTTGATGGTGTCATAACTGACTTTAAGCGTGTCGAGGCTTTTGACCCGGACAGGGTCTTCAAGCTGATACGAAAGGCTGGCTCCCAGGGCGCAGAAATTGTCGTGATAGATCTCTGCCTCGACACCGTTTCGCTTGACGCGGCGCTTGAGAAGGCCGCCAAGGCGGTGAGGCTCGGATTCGTCGAGGAGGGCCACGTCATCGTGCTCGACTGGAACAGCGAGGAGCACGTCATCTAAAGCAAAGGAGCCGGCATCCCTATACCCGGACCTAATGCCCGGGCGGATGCGATCGACTCCAAAGCAAGTATACCCGATTCCC
The DNA window shown above is from Olsenella sp. oral taxon 807 and carries:
- a CDS encoding minor capsid protein, whose product is MGYGKGFHALDDDTILRFVGTRWASGKSYSEAIWGDSERVAAWVQDDMAKALARGESWRRLCDELSRRFVDVSERDVMRLVVTEGTYVSRQAQLAELAREGFEEYRVEPVGDERTCEVCSALVGKAFSIDGARVGRC
- a CDS encoding HK97 family phage prohead protease — encoded protein: MDVADGGGVMGYAATFDREPDCYGDVIAPGAFADSLERWGKVGKPIPLLYGHNTQDPRYNIGAVTE
- a CDS encoding phage portal protein, which encodes MKYRFSGGEGTDSGGIPILEDSMRFVDSAINDKEAEWAESMRLTREDVAAAYHVNPSIVWSNDGQTYASTRVRECARSLYADTLGPLLRLVQDGIRSKLVPMIGADPRSYAEFDITAKLAGSFEGQASVLSTSTGGPWMTRNEARARQNPPAIEGGDELIVPMNVTEGARLPDGHGPDSGVLGGAHGQGPRRRAWETARGWVTQAEGTPRGG
- a CDS encoding DUF4355 domain-containing protein, producing MAGGQGRNRWQNSRDSNRAGVDGSGDAAQAQQADRGKHLRHFDANVDEAINRKCTKRWEWQEAKVTEAAKLEEMGATQKVKYGRERLQEELAELAREGFGKYRVVLVGDERSREACSALVGWVFSIDGAGWGNPAAATSRLPLPDGAAVDDLGARARPGKP